A genomic window from Chlorobium phaeobacteroides DSM 266 includes:
- a CDS encoding HPF/RaiA family ribosome-associated protein, protein MKTAVNDTISNVQVTLRHSSNHNSIEEYARSAVQVLGRVYPGIISCHIILDHQKNDFEKNKLAEITVHVPQNVLVAREAGTAYEQTIDSCVESLGRQLKKYKEKFVP, encoded by the coding sequence ATGAAGACTGCTGTTAACGATACGATCAGCAACGTACAGGTAACTCTGCGTCATTCGAGTAATCACAACAGTATAGAGGAATATGCCCGGAGTGCTGTACAGGTACTGGGAAGAGTATACCCTGGAATTATTTCCTGTCATATCATTCTCGATCACCAGAAAAATGATTTTGAGAAAAACAAGCTTGCTGAAATAACGGTTCATGTTCCCCAGAATGTGCTTGTGGCTCGGGAAGCAGGAACAGCATACGAACAGACCATCGATAGCTGTGTTGAGTCACTTGGAAGACAGCTCAAGAAATACAAGGAAAAGTTTGTTCCCTAA
- the hprK gene encoding HPr(Ser) kinase/phosphatase produces the protein MTLEQKGLKKQSITVAYFFDTIGKEHDIKLRRLNSVDEQKRRIFERDLHRPGLALAGFTNLFTYKRVQILGNTEMRFLNQHEEDARKNAFGNFVRFKIPCIILTSTNKLQPELLAMATEAGIPVFSTRHSSTKTMYLITEFLDNQFSLYQQYHGSMVDVYGVGVLLKGRSGLGKSEVALDLVERGHGLVADDVVVIHRKGESMILTAKRNKNIEHFMEIRGLGVVDVKANFGIRAIRDAKEVQVVVELLEWNKEMEYERLGLDTKTTKILGVEVPLVQLPIFPGKNITVIIEVVALNFLLKHYYDYVPAEALTKRIRTAIDQ, from the coding sequence ATGACTCTGGAACAGAAAGGGCTAAAAAAACAATCCATTACAGTAGCCTACTTTTTTGATACCATCGGCAAGGAGCATGATATCAAATTGCGGAGACTGAATAGTGTCGATGAACAGAAACGGCGGATTTTTGAGCGCGATCTGCATCGGCCGGGTCTTGCTCTTGCTGGATTTACCAATCTCTTTACCTACAAGAGGGTTCAGATTCTTGGTAATACCGAAATGAGATTTTTGAATCAGCATGAAGAGGATGCAAGAAAAAATGCGTTCGGGAATTTCGTGCGGTTCAAGATTCCCTGTATCATTCTGACAAGCACCAACAAGCTTCAGCCTGAGTTGCTGGCAATGGCAACCGAGGCAGGAATACCGGTTTTTTCTACCCGGCATTCGTCAACAAAAACAATGTACCTTATTACCGAATTTCTTGACAACCAGTTTTCTCTTTATCAGCAATACCACGGGTCGATGGTTGATGTGTACGGAGTTGGCGTGCTGCTTAAAGGCAGGAGCGGACTTGGCAAGTCGGAAGTTGCTCTTGACCTGGTGGAACGAGGGCATGGTCTTGTCGCTGACGATGTTGTGGTTATTCATCGCAAGGGGGAGTCGATGATACTGACTGCAAAAAGAAATAAAAATATTGAGCATTTTATGGAAATTCGTGGTCTTGGCGTCGTTGATGTCAAGGCTAATTTCGGTATTCGGGCTATAAGAGATGCCAAGGAGGTTCAGGTTGTGGTGGAGTTGCTCGAGTGGAACAAGGAGATGGAGTATGAACGGCTCGGCCTTGATACAAAAACAACGAAAATTCTCGGGGTCGAAGTCCCTCTTGTTCAGTTGCCGATTTTCCCGGGAAAAAATATTACCGTCATTATTGAGGTGGTAGCCCTTAATTTCCTTTTAAAGCACTATTACGATTATGTGCCGGCAGAAGCTCTTACAAAGAGAATCAGAACGGCGATAGATCAATGA